The following DNA comes from Mucilaginibacter jinjuensis.
ACAAACTCACTTCCGTGCTCGATGTTTCGTTACCATGCACGCCATAACCCAGGTGTATAATAACAGGTGCGCTGCTGCTGATCACCGGTTTGGCAGGATCAATCTGATTCAGGTGTTCCTGACGGATCTGATCCAATCGACCAAAGTTTTCGGGTGATGTTACGGTTGCAATAATCTGCTCCCGGTTTTCGTAGGTATGGCCAATGCTCTGTACATGGATACGGTTGCTAACACGTGCCAGTTCTCGAAAGTATGCCACCACCTGATCATGACGGGTATAGAATGAACCAATAGGATACCCCAGAAACTGCTCTGGTGTAGGGATCTTACTATCCAAAGCCTGGGCCTTGGGGAAGTAATAATTGCTTTGTGCCGATACGATCTGCACACTAAATAACAGCAGCCCAAACAGCAAGCTTGTTATTTTAAAGGTTGTTTTCATTTGTTTGATATAGGGTTTTAATAGTACTATGCTTAATTAATAACCTGGGTTTTGCGTTACATCCGGGTCAGACAAAATATCTGAATACGAGATCGGGAACAGCCAGTAATTCTTATTGGTAAGCCCCAAAACCGCACCGGCACGACCGGTGCGCACCAGATCGAACCAACGGTGTGCTTCGAACGGGAACTCAACACTGTTTTCATCTTCTATCGCCTGTAATACATCTGCCTGTGTGGTGGCTGTAGTTGCCGGTACACCTGCACGGGCACGGATGGTGTTTAAATCGGCAATTGCTCCGCTTAGGTTATTTTGCTGGGCACGAGCCTCGGCACGGATGAGGTAAAGCTCCGCAATCCTGATTACGTATGAGGGATCGATACTTGAAGATGTAGTGTTATACAATACACCATAAACACCGGCTCCTGTACCGGCTATTAGAGTTTTACGGGTACCACCAATATTGGGATTATTCAACTTGGCAACCAGTGCGTCAGACGGTTTAAGCGTATACTGCCCCCCCGCCGAGCTTGGGTACCACAAGTTCCAATAGCTATTTTTATCATTAGTAGAAAAGGTTAACTCAAATACAGACTCGGTACTTAAAAATGGTGCAGTGAAGAATGTATTGTAAGGTTTCACCAAAGCATATTTAGTATTGCTGATAACTTGAGTAGCATAGTTTTCGGCATCGCTCCATTGCTGACGGTATAGATGTAAACGGGCACGCAGCGCACGGGCTACGCTTTTTTGCGCGCGGTTACGGGTGCTCGCATCTTCGGGCAATAACTGCTCGGCCTTAGTTAAATCTGCCAGCACCTGATCGTAAGTTTGATCGAGGGTGCTGCGCTTAACACCTTTCAGTGCATTTAAATCTGTGGTTGGCGTCAACTGTAATTGTACACCTCCCCAGCCCCTACCCAGGTCGAAATAAGACAGAGCGCGGATAAAATAAGCTTCGCCCAAAATCTTGTTCTTCTCATCACTGGTCAATAACGGGTCATTCACCCCCGGTACTGCGGCTATCACGCTATTGGCCGAGTTAATTGTTTTGTAGATATTCTGATAAGCGGCAACGGTAATTACGTTATCAACCGGCACCGCATTCTGGTCCAGTTGCAGGTACTCATTCAGTGTTCCGTTAAAGATTACGTTATCGGCAGGCATTACACCCAAAGTTGGATAGTTGGATGCGTAGTAATTTTGCAACCTGTCATACGTACCAATAATGGCTGCACGAGCGGTACCGGCATCGGTAATGGCAGCATCTGTAGGCAAAAGGTTGTTGGGCTTCTCATCGAGATATTTTTTGCACGATGATGCACCAAGCGAAAGGGCAACTACTAAAAAGCTATAGATATATTTTCGTTTCATGTTATTGCAGATTAAAAAGTTACGTTAGCGCCAACTTGTATAGTACGCGGTTGCGGCACAGTAGCCCAGTCGTAACCCGCTGTATTTTGATTATTACTTTGTGAACTGATCTCCGGGTCTAAGCCATCATAGTGGGTAAAGGTTAACAGGTTGGTGGCCTGTACATAGATCCTTGCTTTACTCAGGCCAATTTTGTTAACCGTATTTACCGGCAGGTTATAACCCAGCGACAAGGTTTTAAGCCTGATGAATGAACCATCCTGTAAATAACGTGAGCTTAAGTTGGCCACGTTACCACCGTAGTTATTAGCCGCGCCATCATTCTGGGTTGGATTACCGCTGTAGGTAGTCATCCTTGGGATATCGGTAATCTGGCCCGGTGTGGTCCATCGGTTTAATTGTCTTGGTAAAAAGCCGATGTTAGCCTGCGTACCACCGTGTACCATGAAAAAGTCGTTCATGTTCATGATCTTGTTACCCTGTTGGAAGTAGAAGAAGAAATTAAGGTCGAAGTTTTTATATGACAGGTTGTTGGTAAAGCCTCCGGTAAACTTAGGCAACGCATTGCCCACAATCTGGCGATCGGCCGAAGTGATCTTGCCATCTCCGTTCACATCCTGATAAATGGCGTTACCCGTTTGTGGATCAACCGATAGTTGTTTGTATAGTTGGAAAGAATTTACCGCATAACCTTGTCTCAGGATAGAAATATTACGACCTGATGCACCTTGGGCTATATCAGAAGCCAGTTTTTCGATCTTGTTATTGTTCCATGAGATGTTGAAGTCGGTAGTCCACTTAAAATCTTTGTTATCAATATTGGTCGAACGCAGATCTAACTCTACCCCTTTATTTCTAACCGCCCCATAATTCTGCAAATAACTGGCAAAGCCTGAGCGATACGGTACAGGTACATTTAACAGCAGGTTGTAGGTATATTTGTTATAATAATCTATACTTACATTCAGCCTATTTTTCAGGATGGCGAACTCTGTTCCGAAATCTATCTGGCGGGTAGTTTCCCAGGTCAGGTCAGGGTTGGCCAATTGTGATGGCGCTGTACCTGCCTGTGAAAGATAATTGACGCCCGATGACGACCATAAACCTAAGGCCGCATAAGGGCCGATACCGTTTTGATTACCTGATAAACCGATACTTCCTCTAAATTTCAGATCATCGAAAAAGTTCAGTTTCTTGATAAAATCTTCCTGACCGGCACGCCATGCTAAACCTCCAGATGGGAAATACCCCCACTGTTTGTTCTTTCCAAATTTCGACGAGCCATCTGCACGGATACTACCATCAATAGTGTATTTATTATCGTAAGTATAACTTCCCTTACCAAAAAATGAAACCAGTTTGGCAGTGTTACTATAAGATGAACCAGTTGTAGTTGCAGCCGAACTGATAGCTGTAAGACTATTACCCGCAAAGCCGGTACCTGTAGCACTTGTACCCTGGCCTATCACCGTGTTTAAGGTATTACCCACCAAAGCGTTAATGCTGTGCTTATTACCCGCACCAAATGATTTAATGTAGGTTAAAACCTGCTCGTTGGTGTACACCGTATTTTTTGTCTCGTAAGATTGTGCCGAACCATTGGTGGCAATACCTGCGCTGATGAGTGTATTGGCATAATCATTTTCGTACTCATCATTATAATCCACACTCCAGCTGCTTCTTAATTTTAAGCCGGGGATAAAAGTATATTCACCAAACAAGTTGCTGATGGTACGCCATGCAGAAGCATTATTATTTAAGTTAGCTATCAGCGCCAGGTGGTTATCAAAACTACCGTAACGCGCATAAGAGCCATCGGCATTAAAAACCGGCAAATATGAACGTGGGAACAATGCCGAGTTAATTACACCTTGCGGGTTATTATCACTGCCACTTAAATCGCGTACAGAGCGGGTTATGTTAATGCTGGTACCAATTTTAAGTTTGGTAGTAACATAATTATCGTAATTAAGCCTGGCAGTGTAGCGGGTATAGTTAGATGGTTTTACGATAGATTCCTGGTTCAGATAGCCTAAAGCGATGTAATAGTCGCTGCTTTCGTTACCACCTTGTGCCGATGCATCATAGTCCTCAGTACGTGCAGTGCGGAAAAGATCGTCGGTACGGTCGTAAGTTGGTTGTCCTGCTGGATTGGCTATCAGACCTGTAACGGTTGATGGATCCTGCCCGTTATCTTTTGCGGTATTGATCTTAGCTTCGTTGGCGAGTAAGGCAGTCTCGGGCCCATTAGTAACCTGGAACTTCTTAATAGCGCTCGACCAACCCTGGTAAGTATTCAGGTTAATATGGCTTTGGCTGTTTCTTTTACCACGTTTGGTGGTTACAATAATTACGCCGTTAGCACCTAATGATCCGTAAATGGCAGTAGCGTTAGCATCTTTCAGGATCTGGATATTCTCAATATCGTTCGGGTTCAAATCTGCTAAAGGATTTGATGCTGCCTGGTTACCCAAGCCTGTTTGTACGGGATCTGAATTGCTTACAAAAACACCATCAATAATATAAAGCGGATCAACCGAGGCATTAATGGAGTTATTTCCCCTCACCCTGAAAGTTAAGCCTCCGCCAGGTACACCACTGTTAGATAATACTTGTACACCTGTGGCTTTACCTTGTAATAGCTGGTTAAAGCTTGCGACAGGGTTATTTTCGAGTTCCTTACCGCTAACGCTGGAGATAGAACCGGCAATATATTTACGCTCCTGCGTACTGTAACCGGTTACAATTACATCATTCAGCTGACTTATATTTTCTTTCAGCAAAATCTCAACCGGGCTGCCATTAACATTTACTTCCTGT
Coding sequences within:
- a CDS encoding SusC/RagA family TonB-linked outer membrane protein, whose translation is MKHFYKRSVHLLLCLLMVQIAYAQTDNKPTIHSKLTGTVLDAATRQPLPGAVVTIKGTTHAVSADRDGKFSFVTGQSFPYTLVVSFVGYLKQEVNVNGSPVEILLKENISQLNDVIVTGYSTQERKYIAGSISSVSGKELENNPVASFNQLLQGKATGVQVLSNSGVPGGGLTFRVRGNNSINASVDPLYIIDGVFVSNSDPVQTGLGNQAASNPLADLNPNDIENIQILKDANATAIYGSLGANGVIIVTTKRGKRNSQSHINLNTYQGWSSAIKKFQVTNGPETALLANEAKINTAKDNGQDPSTVTGLIANPAGQPTYDRTDDLFRTARTEDYDASAQGGNESSDYYIALGYLNQESIVKPSNYTRYTARLNYDNYVTTKLKIGTSINITRSVRDLSGSDNNPQGVINSALFPRSYLPVFNADGSYARYGSFDNHLALIANLNNNASAWRTISNLFGEYTFIPGLKLRSSWSVDYNDEYENDYANTLISAGIATNGSAQSYETKNTVYTNEQVLTYIKSFGAGNKHSINALVGNTLNTVIGQGTSATGTGFAGNSLTAISSAATTTGSSYSNTAKLVSFFGKGSYTYDNKYTIDGSIRADGSSKFGKNKQWGYFPSGGLAWRAGQEDFIKKLNFFDDLKFRGSIGLSGNQNGIGPYAALGLWSSSGVNYLSQAGTAPSQLANPDLTWETTRQIDFGTEFAILKNRLNVSIDYYNKYTYNLLLNVPVPYRSGFASYLQNYGAVRNKGVELDLRSTNIDNKDFKWTTDFNISWNNNKIEKLASDIAQGASGRNISILRQGYAVNSFQLYKQLSVDPQTGNAIYQDVNGDGKITSADRQIVGNALPKFTGGFTNNLSYKNFDLNFFFYFQQGNKIMNMNDFFMVHGGTQANIGFLPRQLNRWTTPGQITDIPRMTTYSGNPTQNDGAANNYGGNVANLSSRYLQDGSFIRLKTLSLGYNLPVNTVNKIGLSKARIYVQATNLLTFTHYDGLDPEISSQSNNQNTAGYDWATVPQPRTIQVGANVTF
- a CDS encoding RagB/SusD family nutrient uptake outer membrane protein, translated to MKRKYIYSFLVVALSLGASSCKKYLDEKPNNLLPTDAAITDAGTARAAIIGTYDRLQNYYASNYPTLGVMPADNVIFNGTLNEYLQLDQNAVPVDNVITVAAYQNIYKTINSANSVIAAVPGVNDPLLTSDEKNKILGEAYFIRALSYFDLGRGWGGVQLQLTPTTDLNALKGVKRSTLDQTYDQVLADLTKAEQLLPEDASTRNRAQKSVARALRARLHLYRQQWSDAENYATQVISNTKYALVKPYNTFFTAPFLSTESVFELTFSTNDKNSYWNLWYPSSAGGQYTLKPSDALVAKLNNPNIGGTRKTLIAGTGAGVYGVLYNTTSSSIDPSYVIRIAELYLIRAEARAQQNNLSGAIADLNTIRARAGVPATTATTQADVLQAIEDENSVEFPFEAHRWFDLVRTGRAGAVLGLTNKNYWLFPISYSDILSDPDVTQNPGY